Proteins found in one Lachancea thermotolerans CBS 6340 chromosome C complete sequence genomic segment:
- the SWT1 gene encoding mRNA-processing endoribonuclease (similar to uniprot|Q12104 Saccharomyces cerevisiae YOR166C Hypothetical ORF) yields MPKFPDQKYTIEDIERVLIGHPSRAEKPIALQAAHGRRAARQNAKDQEIGSLSPLETDEDAVMIDMSGESGVQMVSEAVAHQREHEPHQATQEEDLMELDSIPPAVEVSSSTTAFVVDTNFIISHLDILESLRSSSFQFNHQIIIPRTVIHELDGLKNPNHSSVQGTSKEAISVLARKANNWIYSNLANVAHGVVGQRLNQRLDYESRKDDSILDCCLFFKERLRRFVILLSNDKNLCLKALTEGILTVSFRKGMSADSIAQKAYAERGVPLNSGEHAVYHDRAASTSSSHASTEIQPSSFEKVALTIKNEIESLVLSAVDFVMRAEYGDDLYLTDYNDKKLTDLKSCSHYIFKFWLSVFAEYFSTGDIRRQDWKSVPSYLISTPSTASELEKFVQYWIFALCCLYKKRDDQQKNALKILSRRWSKGVSSGVL; encoded by the coding sequence ATGCCTAAGTTCCCAGATCAAAAGTATACTATTGAAGATATAGAGCGTGTTTTGATTGGGCACCCTTCTCGTGCTGAGAAGCCAATAGCGCTACAAGCTGCGCATGGACGCCGTGCGGCCCGCCAAAATGCCAAAGACCAAGAGATTGGTTCACTTTCTCCCCTAGAAACTGATGAAGACGCCGTTATGATAGACATGAGTGGTGAATCTGGAGTTCAAATGGTTTCCGAGGCCGTTGCACATCAAAGAGAACACGAACCGCATCAAGCAacacaagaagaagatttgaTGGAACTAGATAGTATCCCACCAGCAGTTGAAGTAAGCTCCTCTACCACAGCATTTGTAGTTGATACAAATTTTATCATATCCCATCTTGACATCCTAGAGTCACTACGTTCGTCAAGCTTCCAGTTTAACCACCAAATAATAATACCACGCACTGTGATACACGAATTGGATGGTCTCAAAAACCCAAATCATAGCAGCGTCCAGGGCACAAGTAAAGAAGCAATTAGTGTTTTAGCTCGTAAAGCTAACAACTGGATATATTCCAACCTCGCAAATGTTGCGCATGGCGTTGTAGGACAACGCTTAAATCAGAGACTTGATTATGAGAGCCGAAAAGACGATTCGATATTAGACTgctgccttttttttaaagaGCGTTTGCGCCGATTTGTCATTCTTCTGTCTAATGACAAGAACCTTTGTTTGAAAGCCCTCACAGAGGGAATTCTAACAGTTTCATTCCGTAAAGGAATGTCTGCTGATTCaattgctcaaaaagcctACGCAGAAAGAGGCGTGCCATTGAATTCAGGTGAACACGCAGTTTATCATGACAGGGCGgcatcaacttcatcaagccATGCGAGCACTGAAATCCAACCttccagttttgaaaaagttgcACTGACGATAAAAAACGAAATAGAGTCCCTTGTGCTTTCAGCTGTTGATTTCGTAATGCGAGCCGAATATGGGGACGATCTGTACTTGACAGACTACAACGATAAAAAGCTAACGGACCTGAAATCATGTTCTCATTACatattcaagttttggCTATCTGTATTTGCTGAATACTTTAGTACTGGTGATATCCGCAGACAAGATTGGAAGAGCGTCCCATCTTACCTAATCAGTACCCCTTCCACGGCGTCTGAACTTGAGAAGTTTGTACAATATTGGATATTCGCGCTCTGCTGTTTATACAAAAAACGAGAtgatcaacaaaaaaatgctttgaagatcttATCTCGGCGATGGTCAAAGGGAGTTAGCTCGGGGGTTCTATAA